Proteins encoded in a region of the Suricata suricatta isolate VVHF042 chromosome 10, meerkat_22Aug2017_6uvM2_HiC, whole genome shotgun sequence genome:
- the SYCE3 gene encoding synaptonemal complex central element protein 3, translated as MADSDPGERSYDNMLKMLSDLNKDLENLLEEMEKISVQATWMAYDMVVMRSNPTLAESMCRLEGAFLSCKEEMEKNWQELLNETKHKQ; from the exons ATGGCTGATTCTGATCCTGGAGAAAGAAGCTATGACAACATGCTGAAAATGCTGTCAGACCTGAATAAAGACTTGGAAAATTTACtagaagagatggagaaaatctCAG TGCAAGCCACGTGGATGGCCTACGACATGGTGGTGATGCGCAGCAACCCCACACTGGCGGAGTCCATGTGCCGGCTGGAGGGTGCCTTCCTCAGCTGcaaggaggagatggagaagaacTGGCAAGAGCTGCTCAATGAGACCAAGCACAAACAGTAG
- the KLHDC7B gene encoding LOW QUALITY PROTEIN: kelch domain-containing protein 7B (The sequence of the model RefSeq protein was modified relative to this genomic sequence to represent the inferred CDS: inserted 2 bases in 1 codon), whose amino-acid sequence MIQGASEPDGPGWGWDGEDDWDSAVLTLLALAVVAATALALHWFGSGQDQEAAGPASTTPGIQPSQAGGARLALPLKPKVSGGIEGHSSEQGQPDPPGRGQGSPAVGGVQDQELRGGGLAATAAPPLKTPGEVANGGALRRQRGNATLEAPRAKGKEPLEPDTALLGRSKVGGTSGPLLIHFTPRSPGRETEGQVEAGGVQAKVPVHQALVHTEEQATSPWQQGAGPPGWLARGPRSLRWQVDQGSGDRSLLRFSKLDPLRLGAVVSVWDAVDAAGSLPTGARRPPLAPELLPPHATQTGPRTEGTEEGRRESLQPAPELALGSREAGPGVPRESPGPPGSAEGWPWERREVLVTRSFIQPPGSAGPWPEGSQRGHPLQSQGPGATGGGGAVRAGANGCGGRSVFSSGPGGAEERPGQGLREGRQSRQGQGGRSSRQRAGGVDRGKPSADPARCAPSLQSPKPLPPSASPPTARPHRALFPAGPTLPTSSPSDSLSLRVSRGSGEDETPSAVPAAAPAPTPAPALTPAPATAPAAAPAPTPAPAPTPAPAPAAAPTPTPTPAPASAPAPTSAPAPTPALNSEPSVALCKDSQEGQISSSWENLISMVLRSHPFPRQERLQGRTPRAAPRRPRDPSTDAPSENRESGSSPAGAAPSLEVRDGSSDGRVTRAGTEGLAEAGCQQQQRSSDTREAPTPDPPSGPRDEKHPVDEKHPDSRLLGAAMARAPPAAPEQGQPGPAPSPTAGAVSRPVPRRRKRSPCESAESPEREADAPGERPCPAGGGAVLTEEPKEARNPVAPEQRPGSRGVAEGPRERSPXXXXXXXXXXXXXXXXXXXXXXXXXXXXXXXXXXEAYAPLSDDLLRVLGDPGLYRRLSGADRERILSLRTGRGPAVLGVLVLPSLYQVSRSGLTGGPCGEEAPAAGPAPPPPRTHLHVFDSQENAWRPLTQVPEEAPLRGCGLCTMHNYLFLAGGIRGSGAKAVCSNEVFCYNPLTDTWSQVRPMRQARAQLKLVALDGLLYAIGGECLYSMERYDPRTDAWTLRAPLPAGTFPVAHEAVACRGDIYVTGGHLFYRLLRYSPGKDAWDECPYSASHRRSSDMVALGGFLYRFDLLRGVGAAVMRYNTVTGSWSRAASLPLPDPAPLRCAALGNTIYCLNHRVTATFTVSEGTAQFQARELQPFPLGSKGVLCPFILTLPATNRLQTAL is encoded by the exons ATGATCCAGGGCGCCTCGGAGCCCGATGGCCCCGGCTGGGGCTGGGATGGCGAGGATGACTGGGACAGCGCTGTCCTCACCCTGCTGGCACTGGCTGTGGTGGCTGCCACGGCCCTGGCCTTGCACTGGTTTGGCTCTGGGCAGGACCAGGAGGCGGCAGGACCTGCGTCCACAACCCCGGGGATCCAGCCTTCTCAGGCTGGAGGAGCCAGGCTGGCCCTGCCCCTGAAGCCCAAGGTCAGTGGTGGCATTGAGGGCCACAGCTCAGAGCAGGGGCAGCCAGACCCTCCAGGACGCGGCCAGGGGAGTCCGGCTGTAGGAGGGGTCCAGGATCAAGAGCTCCGCGGAGGTGGTCTGGCCGCCACAGCAGCACCTCCACTCAAGACACCTGGGGAGGTGGCCAACGGAGGGGCGTTGAGACGGCAGCGCGGCAACGCCACTCTGGAAGCCCCGCGAGCTAAAGGGAAGGAGCCTCTGGAGCCAGATACTGCCCTCCTGGGTAGGAGCAAAGTCGGGGGAACGTCCGGCCCCCTCCTGATACACTTCACCCCTCGGAGTcctggcagagagacagaagggcaAGTGGAGGCAGGAGGCGTTCAAGCCAAGGTGCCAGTTCACCAGGCCCTGGTCCACACAGAAGAACAGgccaccagcccctggcaacaaggtgcagggccacctggctggctagCGAGAGGCCCAAGGAGCCTGCGGTGGCAGGTGGACCAAGGCTCAGGAGACCGAAGCCTCCTCCGCTTCTCAAAGCTGGACCCCCTGCGCCTGGGCGCGGTGGTGAGTGTGTGGGACGCCGTGGACGCGGCCGGCAGCCTCCCCACCGGCGCCCGGAGGCCCCCGCTCGCCCCGGAGCTGCTGCCCCCGCACGCCACGCAGACCGGGCCCCGGACggagggcacagaggaggggcgcCGGGAGAGCCTCCAGCCAGCCCCGGAGCTAgctctggggagcagggaggccgGGCCCGGGGTTCCCAGGGAGTCTCCGGGACCCCCAGGCTCTGCGGAAGGCTGGccctgggagaggagggaagtcCTCGTCACCAGGAGCTTCATTCAGCCCCCAGGCTCCGCGGGCCCATGGCCGGAGGGGTCGCAACGCGGACACCCGCTCCAGTCTCAGGGACCGGGGGCCACAGGCGGTGGCGGTGCGGTACGGGCTGGGGCTAACGGCTGCGGAGGGCGCTCGGTCTTCAGCTCGGGGCCGGGCGGGGCAGAGGAGCGACCAGGCCAAGGCCTCCGAGAAGGGAGACAGTCCCGGCAGGGCCAGGGCGGGCGGAGCAGCCGGCAGCGGGCAGGCGGTGTGGACCGCGGGAAGCCCTCCGCAGACCCCGCCCGCTGCGCCCCCTCCCTGCAAAGCCCGAAGCCCCTCCCACCCTCGGCTTCCCCGCCCACAGCACGTCCCCACCGAGCTCTCTTCCCCGCAGGGCCCACTCTTCCGACCTCCTCCCCTTCAGACTCTTTGTCCCTCAGAGTTAGTCGGGGCTCTGGAGAGGATGAAACCCCCAGTGCAGTGCCAGCGGCAGCCCCGGCCccgaccccagccccagccctgactCCAGCCCCTGCGACGGCCCCAGCGGCAGCCCCAGCCccgaccccagccccagccccgaccccagccccagcccctgccgcAGCCCCGACCCCAACCccgaccccagccccagcctcagccccagctccgacctcagccccagccccaaccccTGCCCTGAATAGTGAGCCCAGTGTGGCTCTCTGCAAGGACAGCCAAGAAGGGCAGATCTCCTCTAGCTGGGAAAATCTTATTTCCATGGTTCTTAGGAGTCACCCTTTTCCCAGGCAAGAGAGACTCCAAGGGAGAACCCCAAGGGCAGCTCCCAGGAGACCGAGAGATCCCAGCACTGATGCCCCCTCTGAGAACAGAGAGTCTGGTTCTTCCCCCGCAGGGGCCGCCCCCAGCCTGGAGGTCAGGGATGGCTCCTCAGACGGCAGGGTCACAAGGGCTGGCACAGAGGGCCTGGCTGAGGCTGGGTGTCAGCAACAGCAGAGAAGCTCGGATACCAGGGAGGCTCCTACTCCAGACCCGCCCTCGGGCCCAAGAGATGAGAAACATCCAGTGGATGAGAAACATCCGGACTCCCGGCTGCTGGGAGCTGCCATGGCCAGGGCGCCGCCAGCGGCCCCCGAGCAGGGGCAGCCTGGGCCTGCACCTTCCCCCACCGCGGGGGCGGTCTCGCGGCCCGTCCCCCGGCGGCGGAAACGCAGCCCGTGCGAATCGGCAGAGAGCCCCGAGCGGGAGGCAGACGCTCCAGGGGAGAGGCCCTGCCCTGCGGGCGGCGGGGCTGTCCTCACAGAAGAGCCGAAAGAGGCTCGAAACCCCGTGGCGCCTGAGCAGAGGCCCGGGAGCCGCGGGGTGGCCGAGGGGCCGCGGGAGCGCAGCCC NNNNNNNNNNNNNNNNNNNNNNNNNNNNNNNNNNNNNNNNNNNNNNNNNNNNNNNNNNNNNNNNNNNNNNNNNNNNNNNNNNNNNNNNNNNNNNNNNNNNGAGGCCTACGCCCCGCTGAGCGACGACCTGCTGCGCGTGCTCGGGGACCCGGGCCTCTACCGGCGGCTGAGCGGGGCTGACCGGGAGCGCATCCTGAGCCTCCGGACGGGCCGGGGCCCGGCGGTGCTGGGGGTCCTCGTGCTGCCCAGCCTCTACCAGGTGAGCCGCTCGGGGCTCACCGGGGGCCCTTGCGGGGAGGAGGCCCCCGCAGCGGGGCCCGCGCCCCCGCCTCCTCGCACGCATCTGCACGTGTTCGACTCCCAAGAAAACGCGTGGCGGCCCCTGACTCAGGTGCCGGAGGAGGCCCCGCTGCGGGGCTGCGGGCTCTGCACCATGCACAACTACCTGTTCCTGGCGGGGGGCATCCGCGGCTCCGGCGCCAAGGCCGTCTGCTCCAACGAGGTCTTCTGCTACAACCCGCTGACCGACACCTGGAGCCAGGTGCGGCCCATGCGGCAGGCACGGGCCCAGCTCAAGCTGGTGGCCCTGGACGGGCTTCTGTACGCCATCGGCGGCGAGTGCCTGTACAGCATGGAGCGCTACGACCCGCGCACGGACGCCTGGACCTTGCGCGCGCCCCTCCCTGCGGGCACCTTCCCCGTGGCACACGAGGCGGTGGCCTGCCGCGGGGACATCTACGTCACCGGGGGCCACCTCTTCTACCGCTTGCTCAGGTACAGTCCCGGGAAGGACGCGTGGGACGAGTGCCCATACAGCGCCAGCCACCGGCGCTCCAGCGACATGGTGGCGTTGGGAGGCTTCCTGTACCGCTTCGACCTGCTGCGGGGCGTGGGCGCCGCGGTGATGCGCTACAACACGGTGACCGGCTCCTGGAGCCGCGCCGCCTCGCTGCCCCTGCCCGACCCGGCCCCGCTGCGCTGCGCCGCGCTGGGCAACACCATTTACTGCCTCAACCACCGGGTCACCGCCACCTTCACGGTCTCCGAGGGGACCGCCCAGTTCCAGGCTAGGGAGTTGCAGCCCTTTCCTCTGGGGAGTAAGGGGGTCCTCTGTCCATTCATCCTAACTCTGCCTGCCACCAACCGGCTGCAAACTGCCCTCTGA